A single genomic interval of Roseomonas aeriglobus harbors:
- a CDS encoding ATP-dependent Clp protease proteolytic subunit has product MDQTRPSARHYPLLAHPHVHLHGPVNDAMYDSFRQQVLGAPAEGSLVFSITTLGGDPEVARAMGDDVRLLGDYTGRETLFLGKVAVYSAGATFMAAFPNDKRFLTRGTRIMIHERQMTASVELNGPLRMQVANLKGKLHEIEQSIAIEEEGFRALIAGSTVDYDELLRKAPNNWYIDCQEALAMGLILDVI; this is encoded by the coding sequence ATGGACCAGACACGCCCCAGCGCCCGCCACTATCCCCTGCTCGCGCATCCGCATGTCCATCTGCATGGGCCGGTGAACGATGCGATGTACGACAGTTTTCGTCAGCAGGTCCTCGGCGCGCCGGCGGAGGGCAGTTTGGTCTTCTCGATCACGACGTTGGGCGGCGATCCCGAAGTCGCGCGCGCCATGGGCGACGACGTACGGCTGCTCGGCGACTATACCGGCCGCGAGACGCTGTTCCTGGGCAAGGTCGCGGTCTATTCGGCCGGAGCGACGTTCATGGCGGCGTTCCCCAACGACAAGCGTTTCCTGACGCGCGGCACACGCATCATGATCCACGAGCGCCAGATGACCGCGTCGGTCGAACTGAACGGACCGCTCAGGATGCAGGTCGCCAACCTGAAGGGGAAGCTGCACGAGATCGAACAATCGATCGCGATCGAGGAAGAGGGTTTTCGTGCGCTCATCGCCGGGTCGACGGTCGATTATGACGAGCTGCTCCGAAAGGCGCCGAACAACTGGTATATCGACTGCCAGGAAGCGCTGGCGATGGGCCTCATCCTCGATGTGATCTGA
- a CDS encoding cell envelope integrity protein CreD has product MAYSPSTERTPTMKLAFAILVAAALTIPLFAVYFLVYDRQTQSETARASIAEGWGGPQTIAGPVLVIPYQTEVTETVTENDRPTTRTSQVWRELHVAPDIADITSSLAPERRRRSIYEAVVYSAKTSGTARFALPTDLTRFRTTVDALAYDRAELRFGLSDARGLYGPPPVVVIDGVRRTLRPGKGLASTGGSGFVAPFDASALRSRPLRATFAFDFRGNASLTLAPLAGDTRWTVTSPWAHPSFQGGFLPAAHSIDAKGFTARWRVGNLALGKALVEDGTPSPVISEKPQPGSTVATHEAGVTLISPVDLYAQVNRSVKYGFLFIGFTFMAFLMFDVVGGVRVSAIEYLLVGAGLVLFFVMLLAFAEVIGFAAAYLVAGSAIVGLLTTYSAAVLGSRRRAGFIAALLAALYGVLYVLLSLEEYSLLIGSVLLFAALASIMYLTRNIEWGGRDGEAQAS; this is encoded by the coding sequence ATGGCGTATTCCCCGTCGACCGAGCGAACACCGACGATGAAGCTTGCCTTCGCGATCCTCGTCGCCGCGGCGCTCACCATTCCGCTCTTCGCGGTCTATTTCCTCGTTTACGATCGCCAGACTCAGTCCGAGACGGCCCGCGCTTCGATCGCCGAAGGATGGGGCGGACCGCAGACGATCGCGGGGCCCGTCCTGGTCATCCCCTATCAGACGGAAGTGACCGAGACGGTAACCGAGAATGATCGGCCGACGACACGGACGTCACAGGTTTGGCGCGAGTTGCACGTTGCGCCGGACATTGCCGACATCACCTCGTCGCTCGCGCCCGAGCGCCGGCGTCGCTCGATCTACGAGGCGGTCGTTTACTCGGCAAAGACGAGTGGCACAGCCCGCTTTGCGCTGCCGACCGACCTCACACGGTTTCGCACCACGGTCGATGCGCTCGCCTATGACCGGGCCGAACTGCGATTCGGCCTGAGCGACGCGCGCGGGCTGTATGGGCCGCCGCCCGTCGTCGTGATCGACGGCGTCCGCCGCACGCTGCGGCCGGGCAAGGGGCTGGCATCGACCGGCGGGTCGGGCTTCGTCGCGCCGTTCGACGCGAGCGCTCTGCGCTCCCGGCCGCTCCGAGCGACCTTCGCTTTCGACTTCCGCGGCAATGCCAGCCTGACACTCGCGCCGCTGGCCGGCGATACCCGCTGGACGGTGACGTCGCCCTGGGCGCACCCGAGCTTCCAGGGCGGGTTCCTGCCCGCCGCGCACAGCATCGATGCGAAGGGCTTCACCGCTCGCTGGCGGGTCGGTAATCTGGCGCTTGGCAAGGCGCTGGTCGAGGATGGCACGCCGTCGCCGGTGATCTCGGAAAAGCCGCAGCCAGGCTCCACCGTCGCAACGCATGAAGCGGGCGTCACGCTGATATCGCCGGTCGATCTCTACGCCCAGGTCAACCGCAGCGTGAAATACGGGTTCCTGTTCATCGGCTTCACCTTCATGGCATTCCTGATGTTCGACGTCGTCGGCGGGGTGCGCGTGTCGGCAATCGAATATCTGCTGGTCGGTGCGGGCCTAGTGCTGTTCTTCGTCATGCTGCTCGCCTTCGCCGAAGTGATCGGCTTTGCCGCCGCCTATCTGGTGGCGGGTTCAGCGATCGTCGGGCTGCTGACGACCTATTCCGCCGCCGTGCTCGGCAGCCGCCGCCGCGCGGGCTTCATCGCTGCGCTGCTCGCGGCGCTCTACGGCGTGCTCTATGTCCTGCTGAGCCTCGAGGAATATTCGCTGCTCATCGGTTCGGTCCTGTTGTTCGCGGCGCTGGCGAGCATCATGTATCTGACACGCAACATCGAATGGGGCGGGCGCGACGGCGAAGCGCAAGCGAGCTGA
- a CDS encoding succinate dehydrogenase iron-sulfur subunit, producing MAEFTLPKNSKITGKGRVHKAPAGATRVKSFKIYRYDPDSGENPRYDTFEIDLDDCGPMVLDALIKIKAEQDPSLTFRRSCREGICGSCSMNLGGKNGLACTTAIEDISGEVRITPLPAMDVIKDLVPDFTHFYAQYASIKPWLQTVTPAPAGKERLQSPEQREKLDGLYECILCACCSTSCPSYWWNSDKFLGPAILLQAYRWLADSRDEMTGERLDALEDPFRLYRCHTIMNCANACPKGLSPAKAIAEIKKMEAERIL from the coding sequence ATGGCCGAATTCACCCTGCCGAAGAACAGCAAGATCACGGGCAAGGGCCGCGTGCACAAGGCGCCGGCCGGGGCGACCCGCGTGAAATCGTTCAAAATCTATCGCTACGACCCGGATTCGGGGGAAAACCCCCGCTATGACACGTTCGAGATCGACCTCGACGATTGCGGTCCGATGGTCCTCGACGCGCTCATCAAGATCAAGGCGGAACAGGACCCGTCGCTGACCTTCCGCCGCTCGTGCCGCGAGGGCATCTGCGGGTCCTGCTCGATGAATCTCGGGGGCAAGAACGGTCTGGCCTGCACGACCGCGATCGAGGATATCTCGGGCGAAGTGCGCATCACGCCCTTGCCGGCGATGGACGTCATCAAGGACCTGGTCCCGGACTTCACCCACTTCTACGCGCAATATGCCTCGATCAAGCCGTGGCTGCAGACCGTCACCCCGGCACCGGCTGGCAAGGAGCGGCTCCAGTCGCCCGAACAGCGCGAGAAGCTCGACGGGCTGTACGAGTGCATTCTGTGCGCCTGCTGCTCGACCAGCTGCCCCAGCTATTGGTGGAACAGCGACAAGTTCCTGGGCCCCGCGATCCTGCTCCAGGCCTATCGCTGGCTGGCCGACAGCCGCGACGAGATGACCGGCGAGCGCCTCGACGCGCTTGAGGATCCGTTCCGCCTCTATCGCTGCCACACGATCATGAACTGCGCGAATGCCTGCCCGAAGGGCCTCAGCCCGGCGAAGGCGATCGCGGAGATCAAGAAGATGGAAGCCGAGCGGATCCTCTGA